A window of the Halobacterium hubeiense genome harbors these coding sequences:
- a CDS encoding 5-(carboxyamino)imidazole ribonucleotide synthase, which translates to MMTVPVPGATVGVVGGGQLGRMLAEAASPLGVEVVVLDPTPDCPACPPAADQIVGEFDDRDAIRELAERADVLTYEIELADPEALADVGDEHDVPVHPSPGTLETIQDKLVQNRAFADAGVPVPSFRAVNDADDLEAAFEEFGRPLMLKQRTGGYDGRGNAPVETVAEARETFDGLDGLVAEELVDFDRELSVIAASGDGETAAFPVAENIHEAEILRESVVPARTSERVREDATAVAENVLDALDGRGVFGVELFEADGRILVNEVAPRPHNSGHYTIEGCHTSQFEQFARALCGLPLGDTTLRQPTVMANVLGDPDAEERPAELAGVTSALRDDRIALHWYGKRDVRPLRKMGHLTVVGDDRGELLMRARAARDALSFNQ; encoded by the coding sequence GTGATGACGGTACCCGTTCCCGGAGCGACAGTCGGGGTCGTCGGCGGCGGCCAGCTCGGCCGGATGCTCGCGGAGGCCGCGAGCCCGCTGGGCGTCGAGGTGGTCGTCCTCGACCCGACGCCGGACTGCCCGGCGTGCCCGCCCGCCGCCGACCAAATCGTCGGCGAGTTCGACGACCGCGACGCCATCCGCGAGCTCGCCGAGCGCGCGGACGTGCTCACGTACGAAATCGAGCTCGCGGACCCCGAAGCGCTCGCGGACGTCGGCGACGAACACGACGTGCCCGTCCACCCCTCGCCGGGGACGCTGGAGACGATTCAGGACAAGCTCGTGCAGAACCGAGCGTTCGCGGACGCCGGCGTCCCCGTCCCGTCGTTCCGCGCGGTCAACGACGCCGACGATCTCGAAGCCGCCTTCGAGGAGTTCGGCCGACCGCTGATGCTGAAACAGCGCACCGGCGGCTACGACGGCCGCGGGAACGCGCCCGTGGAGACGGTCGCGGAGGCCCGCGAGACCTTCGACGGCCTCGACGGGCTGGTCGCCGAGGAGCTCGTGGACTTCGACCGCGAGCTGTCGGTCATCGCGGCCAGCGGCGACGGCGAGACGGCGGCGTTCCCGGTCGCGGAGAACATCCACGAGGCAGAGATTCTCCGGGAGTCGGTCGTGCCGGCGCGCACCAGCGAGCGCGTCCGCGAGGACGCGACTGCGGTCGCCGAGAACGTGCTGGACGCGCTGGACGGCCGCGGCGTCTTCGGCGTCGAACTGTTCGAGGCCGACGGCCGAATTCTCGTCAACGAGGTGGCGCCCCGCCCGCACAACTCCGGGCACTACACCATCGAGGGCTGTCACACCTCGCAGTTCGAGCAGTTCGCCCGCGCGCTCTGCGGGCTCCCGCTCGGGGACACGACGCTCCGCCAGCCGACCGTGATGGCGAACGTGCTCGGCGACCCCGACGCCGAGGAGCGCCCCGCCGAACTGGCGGGCGTGACGAGCGCGCTGCGGGACGACCGCATCGCCCTCCACTGGTACGGCAAGCGCGACGTCCGCCCGCTCCGGAAGATGGGCCACCTGACGGTCGTCGGCGACGACCGCGGCGAACTCCTGATGCGCGCTCGCGCCGCCCGCGACGCTCTCTCGTTCAACCAATGA
- a CDS encoding NADH-quinone oxidoreductase subunit D yields the protein MSTYDERNAEPPTTESGDVDGDAIEELLGDHVLDREQHLNADAYVVRADAVQDVLQTLREEAGFDHLSCVTAEEHEDRFESIYHLKQYDDPTNEVSVVVPTSREEPVSESAAPVFRTADWHEREAYDLVGIEYDDHPNLERILLPDTWQGHPLGLDYNQDKPQIVTFEENANPLEDHARGGEDSDTMYLNIGPHHPATHGVLHVETVLDGEQVADVNPDIGYLHRCEEQMAQKGTYRYQIMPYPDRWDYGPGGIINEWAYARAAEDLADIEVPEYAQVIRTMGAEMCRIACHLLATATFALDLYGDFTAIFMYGMRDREIVQNLLEDLTGQRMMFNYLRLGGVVWDIPEPREEYFENVRDFLDDLPAKLDEYHDLITENEIFQSRCVDTGYLDPEVAKDYGVTGPVARGSGIDYDVRRDDPYGYYDELEWDVVTEDGGDNFARLLVRMREIEQSARIIEQCVDLLEDWPEDEREIQANVPRTLKPEAGKETYRTVEGAKGELGIYIRADGTEKPGRFKIRSPAFSNLSALQEMSTGEYIPDLIATLGSLDVILGEVDR from the coding sequence ATGAGCACGTACGACGAACGGAACGCCGAACCGCCGACGACCGAGTCCGGCGACGTCGACGGTGACGCCATCGAGGAGCTGCTCGGCGACCACGTCCTCGACCGCGAACAGCACCTCAACGCCGACGCGTACGTCGTCCGCGCGGACGCCGTCCAGGACGTCCTCCAGACGCTTCGAGAGGAGGCCGGCTTCGACCACCTCTCGTGTGTCACCGCGGAGGAACACGAGGACCGCTTCGAGAGCATCTACCACCTCAAGCAGTACGACGACCCGACCAACGAGGTCAGCGTCGTCGTGCCGACCTCCCGCGAGGAGCCGGTCAGCGAGAGCGCGGCGCCCGTGTTCCGCACCGCCGACTGGCACGAGCGGGAGGCCTACGACCTCGTCGGCATCGAGTACGACGACCATCCGAACCTCGAACGCATCCTCCTCCCCGACACGTGGCAGGGCCACCCCCTGGGTCTGGACTACAACCAGGACAAGCCCCAGATTGTCACGTTCGAGGAGAACGCCAACCCGCTGGAGGACCACGCCCGCGGCGGCGAGGACTCGGACACGATGTACCTCAACATCGGTCCCCACCACCCCGCCACGCACGGCGTCCTCCACGTCGAGACGGTGCTGGACGGCGAGCAGGTCGCGGACGTCAACCCCGACATCGGCTACCTCCACCGCTGTGAGGAGCAGATGGCCCAGAAGGGGACGTACCGCTACCAGATTATGCCGTACCCCGACCGCTGGGACTACGGCCCGGGCGGCATCATCAACGAGTGGGCGTACGCCCGCGCCGCCGAGGACCTCGCGGACATCGAGGTCCCCGAGTACGCGCAGGTCATCCGGACGATGGGCGCGGAGATGTGCCGCATCGCCTGCCACCTGCTCGCCACTGCGACGTTCGCACTGGACCTCTACGGCGACTTCACCGCCATCTTCATGTACGGCATGCGGGACCGGGAGATCGTCCAGAACCTCCTGGAGGACCTCACCGGCCAGCGCATGATGTTCAACTACCTCCGACTGGGCGGGGTCGTCTGGGACATCCCCGAGCCCCGCGAGGAGTACTTCGAGAACGTCCGGGACTTCCTCGACGACCTCCCGGCGAAGCTCGACGAGTACCACGACCTCATCACGGAGAACGAGATCTTCCAGTCGCGGTGCGTCGACACCGGCTACCTCGACCCCGAGGTCGCAAAAGACTACGGCGTCACGGGCCCGGTCGCCCGCGGCTCCGGCATCGACTACGACGTCCGCCGCGACGACCCCTACGGCTACTACGACGAGCTGGAGTGGGACGTCGTCACCGAGGACGGCGGCGACAACTTCGCGCGCCTCCTCGTGCGGATGCGCGAAATCGAGCAGTCCGCCCGCATCATCGAGCAGTGCGTCGACCTGCTGGAGGACTGGCCGGAGGACGAGCGCGAGATTCAGGCCAACGTCCCGCGCACCCTCAAGCCGGAAGCCGGCAAGGAGACCTACCGCACCGTCGAGGGCGCGAAGGGCGAACTCGGCATCTACATCCGCGCGGACGGCACCGAGAAGCCCGGCCGCTTCAAGATTCGCAGCCCGGCGTTCTCGAACCTCTCCGCGCTCCAGGAGATGTCCACCGGCGAGTACATCCCGGACCTCATCGCCACGCTCGGCAGCCTCGACGTGATTCTCGGGGAGGTGGACAGGTAG
- a CDS encoding NADH-quinone oxidoreductase subunit A, protein MNPWIAIGMLALVGILIPVTMMTVSSLLRPTVPEQGKRATYESGEVPTGDARVQFNIQYYMVALLFLVFDIETVLIFPWTVIYQDAVQSAGLTRALLPMLVFIGVLVVGLAWAWRKGVVRWVRTPRHGGKPHEQ, encoded by the coding sequence ATGAATCCATGGATCGCCATCGGTATGTTGGCGCTCGTGGGCATCCTCATCCCGGTAACGATGATGACGGTGTCCTCGTTGTTGCGCCCGACCGTACCTGAACAAGGGAAGCGAGCCACCTACGAGAGTGGCGAGGTTCCGACGGGGGACGCGCGCGTCCAGTTCAACATCCAGTACTACATGGTCGCGCTGCTGTTCCTCGTGTTCGACATCGAGACCGTTCTCATCTTCCCGTGGACCGTCATCTACCAGGACGCCGTCCAGTCCGCCGGCCTGACGCGCGCGCTGCTGCCGATGCTCGTCTTCATCGGCGTGCTCGTCGTCGGCCTCGCGTGGGCGTGGCGCAAGGGCGTCGTTCGGTGGGTGCGAACACCGCGGCACGGAGGAAAACCACATGAGCAGTGA
- a CDS encoding NADH-quinone oxidoreductase subunit B has protein sequence MSSDQPRDSITGASEPLTDTREARMGEGVDNRFNSKLREAFGSTPFILTKFDKFMNWVRGSSMFMLQFGIACCSIEMMHTYSVKHDLDRFHAGVPRASPRQADVMIVPGTIVSKFAPRMKRVYDQMPEPKFVVGMGNCTASGGPFQEGYNVVKGAEEVIPVDIHIPGCPPRPEALVYGVAKLQERIANGESSPVTVKPYELEQFGDLDRDEMVQKLADDIDEETLVMRYNWADSP, from the coding sequence ATGAGCAGTGACCAACCACGCGACAGTATTACGGGAGCCAGCGAACCGCTGACCGACACCCGCGAGGCCCGAATGGGGGAGGGCGTCGACAACCGGTTCAACTCGAAACTCCGGGAGGCGTTCGGCTCGACGCCGTTCATCCTCACGAAGTTCGACAAGTTCATGAACTGGGTCCGGGGGTCGAGCATGTTCATGCTGCAGTTCGGTATCGCTTGCTGCAGCATCGAAATGATGCACACGTACTCGGTCAAACACGACCTCGACCGCTTCCACGCCGGCGTCCCGCGGGCGTCCCCGCGGCAGGCCGACGTGATGATCGTGCCGGGGACTATCGTCTCGAAGTTCGCCCCGCGCATGAAGCGCGTCTACGACCAGATGCCCGAGCCGAAGTTCGTCGTCGGCATGGGCAACTGCACGGCCTCCGGCGGCCCCTTCCAGGAGGGGTACAACGTCGTGAAGGGCGCCGAGGAGGTCATCCCCGTGGACATCCACATCCCCGGCTGCCCGCCCCGCCCCGAAGCGCTCGTCTACGGCGTCGCGAAGCTCCAGGAACGCATCGCCAACGGCGAGTCCTCGCCGGTCACGGTCAAGCCCTACGAGCTCGAACAGTTCGGGGACCTCGACCGCGACGAGATGGTCCAGAAGCTCGCAGACGACATCGACGAGGAGACGCTCGTCATGCGCTACAACTGGGCTGATTCGCCATGA
- the purE gene encoding 5-(carboxyamino)imidazole ribonucleotide mutase, protein MTTVTDLVELFESEAARDRPSEQTPDVGIIMGSDSDLDVMAGAHDALVDLGFAEVTDYDDPPEGYSFESWVVSAHRTPDLMYAYAETAADRGLDVIIAGAGGKSADLPNMTASLAYPIPVVGVPVQEKSVDSVIGMPTGAPITAVDAGKSYNAGLSAAQFLATGDDELAQRLRDLHADQSEGVADVSRELHERGTPGFRASRD, encoded by the coding sequence ATGACCACAGTCACAGACCTCGTCGAGCTGTTCGAATCGGAAGCCGCACGGGACCGCCCCAGCGAGCAGACGCCCGACGTCGGGATTATCATGGGCAGCGACAGCGACCTCGACGTGATGGCGGGCGCCCACGACGCGCTCGTCGACCTCGGGTTCGCAGAAGTCACGGACTACGACGACCCACCGGAGGGGTACTCCTTCGAGTCGTGGGTCGTCTCCGCGCACCGGACGCCGGACCTGATGTACGCGTACGCGGAGACCGCCGCCGACCGCGGGCTCGACGTCATCATCGCGGGCGCCGGCGGGAAGTCCGCGGACCTCCCGAACATGACCGCGTCGCTGGCGTACCCGATTCCGGTCGTCGGCGTCCCAGTGCAGGAGAAGTCCGTGGACTCGGTCATCGGGATGCCGACGGGCGCCCCCATCACGGCCGTGGACGCCGGCAAGTCCTACAATGCGGGGCTGTCGGCCGCGCAGTTCCTCGCGACCGGCGACGACGAGCTCGCGCAGCGACTCCGCGACCTCCACGCCGACCAGAGCGAGGGGGTCGCGGACGTGTCCCGCGAACTGCACGAACGCGGGACGCCGGGCTTCCGGGCGAGCCGGGACTGA
- a CDS encoding complex I subunit 1/NuoH family protein encodes MATATPLPDTISDILGIGGFAGELLSMLLGAALVGTIMLTMTAFAGPWAKRKITAAFTDRVSVNRIGPMGLGTIIVDAVRLLSKELIIPEGSDRPAYDIAPVVLAGSAILGFAVIPMGNGIHLADPETGLVFVFAVASIASLGLLMGGYASNNKYSLLGGLRAVAQNIAYEIPLVVTAASVVLFTGSLQMSEIVAAQSAELTTIAGLRIPAWFAFVNPFAFVLFMVANLAEVGRNPFDTPEAPTEIVGGYQTEYSSVYFVLFYLGEFVHIFLGGAIIATLFLGGPAGPFLPGFVWFTIKIWAVFLFTQWCRSAVPRVRIDQIIEIGWKGLLVLSFANLVLTAVILGVLGI; translated from the coding sequence ATGGCGACGGCGACGCCACTCCCCGACACCATCAGCGACATCCTCGGCATCGGCGGCTTCGCCGGGGAGCTGTTGTCGATGCTGCTCGGCGCGGCGCTCGTCGGCACCATCATGCTGACGATGACGGCGTTCGCCGGCCCGTGGGCGAAACGGAAGATTACCGCGGCGTTCACGGACCGCGTCTCCGTCAACCGCATCGGCCCGATGGGGCTGGGGACCATCATCGTCGACGCGGTCCGCCTGCTGTCGAAGGAGCTCATCATCCCCGAGGGCTCCGACCGGCCCGCCTACGACATCGCGCCGGTCGTGCTCGCGGGCTCGGCGATTCTCGGCTTCGCCGTGATTCCGATGGGCAACGGCATCCACCTCGCCGACCCCGAGACGGGGCTGGTGTTCGTGTTCGCCGTCGCCTCCATCGCGAGCCTCGGGCTCCTGATGGGCGGGTACGCGTCGAACAACAAGTACAGCCTGCTCGGCGGCCTGCGGGCCGTCGCACAGAACATCGCCTACGAGATTCCGCTCGTCGTCACCGCGGCCTCCGTCGTGCTGTTCACGGGGTCGCTGCAGATGAGCGAAATCGTCGCCGCCCAGAGCGCGGAACTGACGACCATCGCCGGGCTCCGGATTCCGGCGTGGTTCGCGTTCGTCAACCCGTTCGCGTTCGTGCTGTTCATGGTGGCGAACCTCGCGGAGGTGGGCCGCAACCCCTTCGACACGCCCGAAGCGCCGACCGAAATCGTCGGTGGCTACCAGACCGAGTACTCCTCGGTGTACTTCGTGCTGTTCTACCTCGGCGAGTTCGTCCACATCTTCCTCGGCGGCGCCATCATCGCGACGCTGTTCCTCGGCGGCCCGGCGGGACCGTTCCTCCCCGGGTTCGTCTGGTTCACCATCAAGATCTGGGCGGTGTTCCTGTTCACGCAGTGGTGCCGGTCGGCGGTCCCCCGCGTGCGCATCGACCAGATTATCGAGATTGGCTGGAAGGGCCTGCTGGTCCTCTCCTTTGCTAATCTCGTGCTCACCGCAGTTATCCTCGGGGTGCTCGGAATATGA